From one Idiomarina sp. X4 genomic stretch:
- a CDS encoding NADH:ubiquinone reductase (Na(+)-transporting) subunit D, producing the protein MASAKEMKSVLFGPIFANNPIALQILGICSALAVTSKMSNTLVMCIALTAVVAASNFFISIIRNHIPSSVRIIVQMTIIASLVIVVDQVLRAYAYEISRELSVFVGLIITNCIVMGRAEAYAMKSTPFMSLLDGIGNGLGYSVVLLVVGFIRELFGSGSLFDVQILPLASEGGWYEPVGLLLMPPSAFFIIGGFIWVLRTFRTEQVEPKE; encoded by the coding sequence ATGGCTAGTGCAAAAGAAATGAAGTCCGTACTGTTCGGGCCAATCTTCGCGAATAACCCCATTGCGTTGCAAATACTGGGTATTTGCTCCGCATTGGCGGTGACGTCAAAAATGAGCAACACCTTGGTTATGTGTATTGCACTGACGGCGGTTGTTGCTGCATCTAACTTCTTTATCTCGATTATCCGTAATCACATTCCTTCGAGTGTGCGGATTATCGTTCAAATGACGATTATTGCGAGTCTGGTTATCGTTGTTGACCAGGTTCTGCGCGCCTATGCTTATGAAATCTCTCGTGAGCTATCGGTATTCGTAGGTTTGATTATTACCAACTGTATCGTTATGGGACGTGCTGAAGCATATGCCATGAAGAGCACACCATTCATGTCGTTACTGGATGGTATCGGTAATGGTCTCGGTTACTCGGTTGTGCTGTTGGTGGTTGGTTTCATACGTGAGCTTTTCGGCTCAGGTAGCTTGTTCGATGTACAAATTCTGCCATTAGCATCAGAAGGCGGCTGGTACGAACCGGTTGGTTTGTTGCTAATGCCACCAAGTGCGTTCTTCATTATTGGCGGATTCATTTGGGTACTTCGTACTTTCCGTACAGAACAAGTAGAACCTAAGGAGTAA
- a CDS encoding Na(+)-translocating NADH-quinone reductase subunit C, translating into MSNKNESLGKTIGVVLALCLVCSILVAGSAVALKPMQEKNAALAMQRNILNAAGILESGMDIPAVYDERIKALVVSLKDYQVMQDKDPKEFDNRKAANDPETSTKLDKSEDIAGLGTMENMTEVYLVMNESGERNGAVLHIRGQGLWGTMYGLISLEDDMSTVRGVHFYEHSETPGLGGEITNPSWVKTWEGKELYGDDGKVKFDLVKGGASGEHEVDALSGATLTSNGVDALIDFWMSDKAYGPLLDKLRKGELNNG; encoded by the coding sequence ATGTCTAATAAGAATGAAAGCTTAGGCAAAACGATAGGTGTCGTGCTGGCGCTGTGTTTGGTGTGCTCTATTTTAGTAGCAGGATCAGCTGTGGCACTAAAACCAATGCAAGAGAAGAATGCGGCGCTTGCAATGCAACGTAACATTCTAAATGCAGCGGGTATTTTAGAATCAGGAATGGATATTCCTGCGGTGTATGACGAGCGTATTAAAGCGTTGGTTGTTAGTCTTAAAGACTATCAAGTCATGCAAGATAAAGACCCAAAAGAGTTTGATAACCGCAAAGCTGCTAACGACCCTGAAACCAGCACAAAGCTTGATAAAAGTGAAGATATCGCTGGTTTGGGCACCATGGAAAACATGACTGAAGTTTATTTAGTTATGAACGAATCAGGTGAACGTAACGGTGCAGTACTGCATATCCGTGGCCAAGGGCTATGGGGCACTATGTACGGCTTAATCTCTTTAGAAGATGATATGAGCACCGTGCGTGGCGTTCACTTCTATGAACACTCAGAGACACCGGGCTTAGGTGGGGAAATCACTAACCCAAGCTGGGTTAAAACCTGGGAAGGCAAAGAGCTTTACGGTGACGATGGAAAAGTGAAGTTTGATTTGGTTAAAGGTGGTGCTTCAGGTGAGCACGAAGTTGATGCGCTTTCTGGCGCTACTTTAACCAGCAATGGCGTAGACGCACTTATCGACTTTTGGATGAGCGACAAAGCTTACGGCCCATTGCTTGATAAACTTCGCAAAGGGGAGCTGAATAATGGCTAG